Proteins encoded within one genomic window of Bemisia tabaci chromosome 2, PGI_BMITA_v3:
- the LOC109032889 gene encoding uncharacterized protein translates to MNWLAIVVALWLSLVTVMSAPAPTWWDELFNPSRGYGGNGGYGGYGGYGGYGGYGSRSGGEFNQYPARQGRSGKEKYNALCKVLNPDPYAFPGKIPYPAAPFCP, encoded by the coding sequence ATGAACTGGCTTGCAATCGTTGTCGCTTTGTGGCTTTCGTTGGTAACAGTGATGTCAGCGCCAGCTCCCACCTGGTGGGACGAGCTCTTCAACCCATCTCGGGGCTACGGAGGCAACGGAGGTTACGGTGGTTACGGAGGCTACGGGGGCTACGGAGGTTACGGTTCCAGGTCTGGTGGCGAATTCAATCAGTACCCTGCCCGGCAAGGCAGATCAGGCAAAGAGAAGTACAACGCGCTCTGCAAAGTTCTGAACCCGGACCCTTACGCCTTTCCCGGTAAAATTCCGTACCCAGCAGCTCCCTTCTGCCCTTGA